One window of Nicotiana tomentosiformis chromosome 11, ASM39032v3, whole genome shotgun sequence genomic DNA carries:
- the LOC138901113 gene encoding secreted RxLR effector protein 161-like, which translates to MKDLPYASLVGSLMYAQVCTRPYIAFTVGMLGRYQSNPSLDHRKAGKRVLRYLQGTKDFKLTYKYSDSLEVIGYSDSDLGGCKDTGKSTSGYILLLAGGDVSWKSVKQTIVATSIMEAKFIACYEATSQALYLKNFISGLRIVDSISRPWRILCDNSAAKFFSKNNKSGSRSKHIDIKYFMVRDCEKARREF; encoded by the coding sequence ATGAAAGACCTTCCCTATGCTTCGCTTGTTGGGAGCCTTATGTATGCGCAGGTCTGTACTAGACCTTATATTGCTTTTACTGTAGGAATGCTTGGCAGATATCAAAGTAACCCTAGTCTTGACCATAGGAAAGCTGGTAAAAGGGTTTTGAGATATTTGCAAGGAACCAAGGATTTTAAGCTCACATACAAATACTCTGACTCATTGGAGGTGATTGGATATTCAGACTCTGATTTGGGTGGATGCAAAGACACTGGTAAATCTACTTCAGGATATATTTTACTTCTTGCTGGAGGTGATGTGTCTTGGAAAAGTGTCAAGCAGACCATTGTTGCAACATCCATAATGGAAGCTAAATTTATAGCATGCTATGAAGCTACATCACAGGCATTATATTTGAAAAACTTTATTTCCGGCCTTAGGATTGTTGATTCCATTTCAAGGCCATGGAGAATCTTATGTGATAATTCAGCTGCAAAGTTCTTTTCTAAGAATAATAAAAGTGGCAGCCGGAGCAAGCACATCGACATAAAGTACTTCATGGTTAGAGACTGTGAAAAAGCAAGACGTGAGTTTTGA